In the Salvia splendens isolate huo1 chromosome 16, SspV2, whole genome shotgun sequence genome, AATGATAATGTCTTTGTCAACAAAAATAGCACTTCCTTTGACCCCACTTTAGCTATATAAATAGAAGGTCGACATACTTAATCCTTTCCCCATTTTTATACCTCTCACCATTTCCACGCTAATATCACACAAACAACAATGGGCAACGCTTTTGGAGGAAAAAGAAGCGTCAAAATAATGAACATCACCGGCGAAACGTTCAAGCTCAAGACTCCGGTCCAGGCCAGCTCGGTTCTCCAGAACCACCCGGGCCACGTGCTGCTCGCCTCGGACGCGGTCGTGCATTTTGGCGCCCGCGCCCAGCCGCTCGAGCCGCACCACGAGCTCAAGCCGAGGCGCCTCTACTTCCTCGTCGAGCAGCCGAGCCTTCCGGAGGCCGGCATGATGCGGAGGGTGCGTTCGGGGGTCCACATGACCGCCAAGGACCGCCTCGAGAGCTTGATGCTCTCGCGGAGATCGGCATCCGATATATCCGCCGTGAGGTCGGCGGCGAGCGTTGATGAAAGCGGCGGAGTCAGAGTCAGGCTGCGCCTGCGCAAGGCGGAGGTGGAGAAGCTGATGGCTGAGACTAAGGATGGTGCTGACGTGGCCGAGAAAATTGTCGGCCTTTGCATGACCGGAGGCGGCGGCGCTACGGCTGAGCGCGACGTGCATTGCGGCGGCGGTGCTCGGGGATTGGCGAGACAGGGCACGAGCAAATCGCGCGaggtatgtttttttaaaaaaataaatactatagaaattttaattgaatttcaaATATAATTGGTCCGGTTTTCATGGCATGTTTGGGGAGTTTGGTATTTGTTTTATCGTTAGATTGCTCTATTAAACTAACCATAtgcaaataaaatatgaaaaaactGTTTATAATTATAGTTTGGTATATAGGGATTCAGTATTGATTAGGTCATTCGAAATTATTATGGAGTATAGTTTTTAGATAAAGAAgttgaaattttctattttgttgCACTAACTCCCAATAATATCCAAAAAGTTTGACAATTTCGAAAGAATTAGTCTCAtctcattttatattttcaccacgtacatatatttttagaaattccacttatttatctttatattattttacacatatgtttttataaattatattcaCACGGTGAGTGAAGTAATGCATTCATCATTGTACGTGGGCTATATGTATATAGtacttcaatttttaattaagtatatattGTGTATTTGTGAGTAGGTGCATCTAACTAACAAATGTTGAATTTCTGAAGAACTGTTGATGatctattagagcatctccaatggtcggcgtcaccaccggagcgccgatttttcgcccacgccggtttgacgccgaaccattggaaccggcgtgggcgaaatcggcgtcaaaatcggcgtcgccatgccgattcccgcgctgacgccggttcccacgccgatcctcacgggcgccattgtggctcccggatcggcgccaaaccggcgtcggatttaaatattttttttttttttttcgcaaaacacaatatatacgcgcgttgaacctcattttcattcgcaccacttgttttaacgagtactctctctctaccttactttctgtacaagatcaataacgagcaatggagaacaactacgaaggtactccagttaatcccgggggatggtctcagactcccccggctcccggtgtagggtctcagacgcccccgactcccggggcagggtcccatacttccccggctcctgggggaggtggttggcctccaatgagcgggtactacaacgtgtacccgtggcagcagatgattccggggtgggcacccggcatgcagccccctatgcagatgatgccggggtgggcacccggcatgcagccaccggcgcagcagatgatgccaccggcgcaacatatgattccacagtcgcaggcgacgcacgggggggacaatgcctatcggccgacttttgatttttccaccggttcttcgcacacatcgaccccaacggatgcacagtattcggagaccttctccttagcggacttgggttttgatattaacgacgtttctgaaactctcattcaaagccagggagtagggcggggtaagaagaagggcaaggcgaagaaggtcggcgagtcgtcgcagccccgcgccgaaatccggggccggaggaagtggacggacgcggagaacgttgcggttgccaaggcgtgggtgagtgtttgcgacgatcctctcgtttcaaacaaccagaggatcgtcaacttgtgggcgaagatagctgcagcctacagggcattttgccctgaagggagaccgtgcaccggggaggaggtccggaagtgctgggaccgaatcagggctggcgtctctcgattttcgggtttgtacgccaacgccctccgcatgcagaccagtggccaaacagaggaagactgcaggaggattgcggaaagagcctaccccgatccggataagaagtactatgagttcacctactggaactgctacgttgtgctcaacgagtcggagaaattccgggcaggcgtcgacgctggctggccgaagaggcagagactgaactataccggagattatagcggcagcagcggtggttcgtcagacctccccgagacggcccaggaggtcccgactcctcggtcgttcggtcgccgacctcgcccggttgggcaaaggcgggcgcagcaggttgcgagggggggcacaccgagttcccaggatgtccattcggcatcccccctcggcaggtctaccgaggagctcaaattcttcgcgcgccaacaaacgcgcgctcaaatggtgaagaccttagccgacttccaagcggcggtggaccccgaggtgaaggattttcttcgcgtattgctccagagccagcgtgaagaactggaggcgatgaggagggacaccggcgggaatagccgcggcgtaggtggcgacggaggcggcggcgacggcagtgaagaagcgttgggcgacgacggagacgaggacggcggcgatgagtgattttgttttacttttttaaattaatgtactttttactttttgtaatttttttaaattgttgtacttttttttaaaagtaatgtactttttaaattttaatattattattcgaattttccgtatttgtctcgtaaattaaattatgtatgttgatacaattgtaaattaaattatataattgttattagtgatgtggataggtagtgtgaaggctatttgatggctatttgatgtccagttgatgtggcaagctgatgtggcaggagaattgtagtgctgatgatgtggcagtgtgaaggctatttgacggctatttgacgtccgccagcattggagatgctatTAGTCTTCCTCTACCAGATGCAAATGCCCTCACCAAACATATACACTGTAGTTATAGTTCTctagaatattttttatttaatctttttttacACTATTAATTTGatcacaaattcaattaaatttgttAACTCCTCTTTTTGATGATACTTGTGATGTAGTATTATATTATGTATATACATGCAACTTgctcataagataagtttgtCCACGTTAGTTATGTTGCATTA is a window encoding:
- the LOC121770711 gene encoding uncharacterized protein At1g66480-like isoform X2, which codes for MGNAFGGKRSVKIMNITGETFKLKTPVQASSVLQNHPGHVLLASDAVVHFGARAQPLEPHHELKPRRLYFLVEQPSLPEAGMMRRVRSGVHMTAKDRLESLMLSRRSASDISAVRSAASVDESGGVRVRLRLRKAEVEKLMAETKDGADVAEKIVGLCMTGGGGATAERDVHCGGGARGLARQGTSKSREVV
- the LOC121770711 gene encoding uncharacterized protein At1g66480-like isoform X1 → MGNAFGGKRSVKIMNITGETFKLKTPVQASSVLQNHPGHVLLASDAVVHFGARAQPLEPHHELKPRRLYFLVEQPSLPEAGMMRRVRSGVHMTAKDRLESLMLSRRSASDISAVRSAASVDESGGVRVRLRLRKAEVEKLMAETKDGADVAEKIVGLCMTGGGGATAERDVHCGGGARGLARQGTSKSREENCSADDVAV